Proteins co-encoded in one Candidatus Methylomirabilota bacterium genomic window:
- a CDS encoding citrate synthase: protein MPTETLTIVDNRNGKSYEIPIRAGAIRAMDLRQIRTGPEDFGLLSYDPAFTNTASTISRITEIDGDRGILRYRGYPIEELAERSSYLETAYLLLHGELPTVEALDAWVYEITHHTWVHENLKKFMDGFHHDAHPMGMLVSAVAALSTFYPEAKDGVDPATRHLQIVRLIAKIPTLAAFAYRHSLGMPYAYPDNALNYTGNFLNMLFKTTEVRYEPNPVLERALEVLFILHADHEQNCSTNAVRSVGSSHVDPYSAVAGGVAALYGPLHGGANEAVLRMLREIGTTARIPEFIRDVKAGKAKLMGFGHRVYKNYDPRATIIKRMADEVFGVTRPSPLLPVALELERIALQDEYFVTRKLYPNVDFYSGLIYQAMGFPVEMFPVLFAIPRMSGWLAQWQEMRNDPEQKIARPRQLYQGAAKRAYVEIEGRTPAPRPGG from the coding sequence ATGCCGACTGAAACGCTCACCATCGTCGATAACCGGAACGGGAAGTCTTACGAGATCCCCATTCGCGCGGGCGCGATACGGGCCATGGATCTGCGTCAGATCCGCACGGGACCGGAGGACTTCGGGCTCCTGTCCTACGATCCCGCCTTCACGAACACGGCCTCGACGATCAGCCGCATCACCGAAATCGACGGCGATCGGGGGATCCTGCGCTATCGCGGCTACCCGATCGAGGAGCTCGCCGAGCGCTCGAGCTATCTCGAGACGGCGTATCTCCTGCTCCACGGCGAGCTGCCGACCGTCGAGGCGCTGGACGCCTGGGTGTACGAGATCACCCATCACACGTGGGTCCACGAGAACCTGAAGAAGTTCATGGATGGTTTCCACCACGACGCACACCCGATGGGCATGCTGGTCTCGGCGGTCGCAGCGCTGTCCACGTTCTACCCGGAGGCCAAGGACGGCGTGGATCCGGCGACCCGGCACCTGCAGATCGTCCGGCTCATCGCCAAGATCCCGACGCTGGCCGCCTTCGCCTATCGCCACAGCCTCGGGATGCCGTACGCCTATCCCGATAACGCGCTGAACTATACCGGGAACTTCCTCAACATGCTGTTCAAGACCACCGAAGTGCGCTACGAGCCCAATCCAGTGCTCGAGCGCGCCCTCGAAGTGCTGTTCATTCTCCACGCCGACCACGAGCAGAACTGCTCGACCAACGCGGTGCGCAGCGTGGGCTCCTCGCACGTGGATCCCTACTCCGCGGTCGCGGGGGGCGTCGCCGCCCTGTACGGGCCGCTCCACGGCGGCGCCAACGAGGCGGTGCTCCGCATGCTCCGCGAGATCGGCACCACCGCCCGGATCCCCGAGTTCATCCGCGACGTCAAGGCCGGCAAGGCTAAGCTCATGGGCTTCGGCCACCGCGTGTACAAGAACTACGATCCGCGCGCCACCATCATCAAGCGCATGGCCGACGAGGTGTTCGGAGTGACGCGGCCGAGCCCGCTCCTGCCGGTGGCGCTTGAGCTCGAGCGGATCGCCCTCCAGGACGAATATTTCGTCACCCGCAAGCTCTATCCGAACGTGGACTTCTACTCGGGGCTGATCTACCAGGCGATGGGATTTCCGGTGGAGATGTTCCCCGTGCTCTTCGCCATCCCGCGGATGAGCGGGTGGCTCGCCCAGTGGCAAGAGATGCGCAACGATCCGGAGCAGAAGATCGCGCGGCCACGTCAGCTCTACCAGGGCGCAGCGAAGCGGGCCTACGTGGAGATAGAGGGGCGCACGCCGGCGCCCCGGCCGGGCGGATGA
- a CDS encoding dihydroorotate dehydrogenase-like protein, with amino-acid sequence MLDLSVRYLGLTLTSPLVASSSPLTGRLDEIRRMEDAGAAAVVLPSLFEEQIELESQHLDHHLSHTAESHSEAASYFPDLGGYHIGPEAYLEHLRRAKAAVGIPVIASLNGVSSGGWVRHARLMEQAGADALELNVYFMATDLDRTAAEIELQYLELAREVKASVRIPVAMKLGHAFTAAAHFARRLDGAGLDALVLFNRFYQPDFDLERLEVIPTLTLSHSWELLLRLHWVAVLYGRIRADLAITGGVHTATDVLKAMMAGARVAMMTSALLEEGVSHLARVRADVLAWMEAHEYESIRQMQGSMSHRSVRDPGAFERANYLRVLSSYVVPSSRRA; translated from the coding sequence ATGCTTGACCTATCCGTGCGCTACCTCGGTCTGACTCTGACGAGCCCGCTGGTCGCGTCGTCGTCGCCCCTCACCGGGCGGCTCGACGAGATCCGCCGCATGGAGGACGCGGGCGCGGCGGCGGTCGTGTTGCCCTCGCTGTTCGAGGAGCAGATTGAGCTCGAGAGCCAGCACCTCGACCATCACCTGAGCCACACCGCCGAGAGCCATTCGGAGGCCGCTTCTTACTTCCCGGATCTCGGCGGCTACCACATCGGCCCGGAGGCGTACCTCGAGCACTTGCGCCGTGCGAAGGCAGCTGTCGGCATCCCAGTCATCGCCAGCCTCAACGGCGTCTCTTCCGGTGGCTGGGTCCGCCACGCGCGCCTCATGGAGCAAGCGGGTGCCGACGCCCTCGAGCTGAACGTGTACTTCATGGCCACGGATCTCGACCGTACCGCGGCCGAGATCGAGCTCCAGTACCTCGAGCTGGCGCGCGAGGTGAAGGCGAGCGTCCGCATTCCCGTCGCCATGAAGCTCGGGCACGCCTTCACCGCCGCTGCCCACTTCGCGCGGCGGCTCGACGGGGCGGGGCTGGATGCCCTCGTCCTGTTCAACCGTTTCTACCAGCCCGACTTCGACCTTGAACGGCTCGAGGTGATCCCGACCCTCACGCTCAGCCACTCCTGGGAGCTGCTCCTGCGCCTGCACTGGGTGGCGGTGCTGTATGGCCGCATCCGGGCCGACCTTGCCATCACCGGCGGCGTCCACACTGCGACGGACGTGCTCAAGGCTATGATGGCAGGCGCCCGCGTGGCGATGATGACCTCCGCGCTGCTCGAGGAGGGGGTGAGCCACCTGGCCCGCGTACGCGCCGACGTGCTCGCGTGGATGGAGGCGCACGAGTACGAGTCCATCCGGCAGATGCAGGGCAGCATGAGCCACCGCTCGGTGCGCGATCCGGGGGCCTTCGAGCGGGCGAACTACCTGCGGGTGCTGAGCTCCTATGTCGTCCCGAGCTCCCGGCGCGCCTGA
- the sseA gene encoding 3-mercaptopyruvate sulfurtransferase — protein MSPEAFPLTVSTEWLAAHLSDPDLRVIDATNYLPHLKRDAHAEHRQAHIPGAVFFAIDEIADTSSPLPHMLPAPEAFAKAVGALGIGAGDRVIAYGAKAMIASARAWWMFRVFGHDRVAVLDGGLAKWRAEGRPVEAGEKAPPPRRFTASFRPELVRDLGQVRANVQSGREQLVDARSAGRFAGTEPEPRAGLRGGHIPGSKNLPYNQLFAPDDTLLPPPMLRKAFGDTGLSLGEPITATCGSGVSACVLALGLAALGRRDVAIYDGSWSEWGARADMPVTT, from the coding sequence ATGAGCCCGGAGGCGTTTCCCCTCACCGTCAGCACGGAGTGGCTGGCCGCGCATCTCAGTGACCCCGACCTGCGCGTGATCGACGCCACCAACTATCTGCCGCATCTCAAGCGCGACGCCCACGCCGAGCACCGCCAGGCGCACATCCCGGGGGCGGTCTTCTTCGCCATCGACGAGATCGCGGACACGTCCTCGCCGCTACCGCACATGCTGCCCGCGCCGGAAGCCTTCGCGAAGGCGGTGGGCGCGCTGGGCATCGGGGCGGGCGACCGCGTCATCGCCTACGGCGCCAAGGCGATGATCGCCTCGGCCCGCGCGTGGTGGATGTTCCGCGTGTTCGGCCACGATCGTGTGGCCGTGCTCGACGGCGGCCTCGCCAAGTGGCGCGCGGAGGGCCGGCCCGTCGAGGCAGGCGAGAAGGCGCCGCCGCCCCGGCGCTTCACCGCGTCCTTCCGTCCTGAGCTGGTGCGCGATCTCGGCCAGGTCCGCGCCAACGTCCAGAGTGGGCGCGAGCAGCTGGTGGACGCGCGCTCCGCCGGGCGCTTCGCCGGCACCGAGCCCGAGCCGCGCGCGGGGCTGCGCGGCGGCCACATCCCCGGCAGCAAGAACCTGCCCTACAACCAGCTCTTCGCTCCCGACGACACGCTCCTGCCGCCGCCGATGCTGCGGAAGGCCTTCGGCGACACGGGACTCTCCCTCGGGGAGCCGATCACCGCGACCTGCGGCTCCGGAGTCAGCGCGTGCGTGCTCGCGCTCGGACTGGCCGCCCTCGGCCGGCGCGACGTCGCGATCTACGACGGCTCGTGGTCGGAGTGGGGCGCGCGGGCCGACATGCCCGTCACGACCTGA
- the nifJ gene encoding pyruvate:ferredoxin (flavodoxin) oxidoreductase yields the protein MTGRPRVTLDGNEAVAHVAHHLSEVIAIYPITPSSTMGELCDEWASHGRTNLWGQLPTVVEMQSEGGAAGALHGALQAGALATTFTASQGLLLMIPNMYKIAGELTPAVIHVAARALATQALSIFGDHSDVMATRATGWALLCSGSVQEAQDLALIAHVATLEGRVPFLHFFDGFRTSHEVAKIEPLSPDTLRAMLDSAAIDRHRARALSPDRPTVRGTAQNPDVYFQAREASNPFYLALPSVVEGALERLARLTGRRYRLFDYVGAADAERVIVCMGSGAETAHETVERLSRDGAKVGLLKVRLYRPFSVEHFLAALPPTTRAVAVLDRTKEPGSVGEPLYLDVVSALQEAAEAGRPAPRVIGGRYGLGSKEFTPAMVKAVVDELARPAPRRRFTVGIVDDVTHLALDWDSAFSTEDPGTVRAVFYGLGADGTVGANKNSIKIIGEETDAYAQGYFVYDSKKSGSMTVSHLRFGPRPIRSSYLIGRASFVACHQFGLLERLDVLAVAEPGAVFLVNSRWGPAEVWDHLPRPVQAAILDKGLRLFVIDGHRVARETGMGGRVNTVMQTCFFAVSGVLPRAEAVAAIKRSIEKTYGKRGEAVVRKNFAAVDATLDHLHEVAIPLRITSAVERLAPVGAEAPDFVRRVSAPIILGEGDRLPVSAFPADGVYPSATARWEKRGIAGEIPVWDESLCIQCGKCVLVCPHAVIRATVYTPDRLAGAPPTFKSAPARWRELSGHRYTLQVSPEDCTGCGLCVEVCPAKSKSEVRHRAINMEPMRVLREAESVNWQFFLGLPAPDREALNHGQVKDVQLLEPLFEFSGACAGCGETPYLKLMTQLVGDHALVANATGCSSIYGGSQPTTPWAVDRNGRGPGWANSLFEDNAEFGLGMRLALDHRAEQARALVESLAPRLGGLAEALLHAEQTDDAGIRLQRERVAQLRERLRDVATPEARALHDLADGLVRTTVWIVGGDGWAYDIGGGGLDHVLASGRDVNVLVLDTEVYSNTGGQMSKSTPRGAVAKFAAGGKRARKKDLALMAMTYGSVYVAQVAMGAQDTQTLRAFREAEAYRGPALIIAYSPCIAHGYDLRHGADQQKAAMLSGHWPLFRHDPALAAQGLNPLQLDSKPPSMPLRQYLYNETRYTMLAHRDPETAARLLEAAEADAHERWRTLEHFAARPGRAAAPAVPNGSASPAGGGPSHA from the coding sequence ATGACGGGTCGGCCACGGGTCACGCTCGACGGCAACGAGGCGGTGGCCCACGTGGCCCATCACCTGAGCGAGGTGATCGCGATCTATCCGATCACTCCCTCGTCCACGATGGGCGAGCTCTGCGACGAGTGGGCCAGCCACGGGCGCACGAATCTCTGGGGCCAGCTCCCCACCGTGGTGGAGATGCAGAGCGAGGGCGGGGCGGCGGGCGCGCTGCACGGGGCTCTTCAGGCGGGCGCGCTCGCCACCACGTTCACCGCCTCGCAGGGCCTGCTCCTCATGATCCCGAACATGTACAAGATCGCGGGCGAGCTCACGCCCGCGGTCATCCACGTCGCCGCGCGCGCGCTCGCCACCCAGGCACTGTCCATCTTCGGCGACCACAGCGACGTGATGGCGACCCGCGCCACCGGCTGGGCGCTGCTCTGCTCGGGGTCGGTACAGGAGGCCCAGGACCTCGCGCTGATCGCGCACGTCGCCACGCTGGAAGGGCGCGTGCCGTTCCTCCACTTCTTCGACGGCTTTCGCACCTCGCACGAGGTCGCGAAGATCGAGCCGCTGAGTCCCGATACCCTGCGCGCCATGCTCGACTCCGCGGCGATCGACCGCCATCGCGCGCGGGCGCTGTCACCCGACCGCCCCACCGTGCGCGGCACCGCCCAAAACCCCGACGTCTACTTCCAGGCGCGCGAGGCGTCGAACCCCTTCTACCTCGCGCTGCCCAGCGTCGTGGAGGGCGCGCTCGAGCGGCTCGCGCGCCTCACCGGCCGGCGCTACCGGCTCTTCGACTATGTGGGCGCGGCCGACGCCGAGCGCGTGATCGTCTGTATGGGCTCGGGCGCGGAGACCGCCCACGAGACAGTGGAGCGCCTGAGCCGCGACGGGGCGAAGGTCGGCCTCCTCAAGGTCCGCCTGTACCGACCGTTCTCCGTCGAGCACTTCCTGGCCGCGCTGCCGCCCACCACGCGGGCGGTTGCCGTGCTCGACCGCACCAAGGAGCCGGGCAGCGTCGGCGAGCCGCTCTACCTCGACGTGGTCTCCGCCCTCCAGGAGGCCGCCGAGGCGGGACGGCCAGCGCCGCGCGTGATCGGAGGCCGCTACGGGCTGGGCTCGAAGGAGTTCACGCCCGCCATGGTGAAGGCGGTGGTCGACGAGCTGGCGCGCCCGGCGCCGCGGCGCCGCTTCACGGTGGGGATCGTCGACGACGTCACCCATCTCGCACTCGACTGGGATTCCGCCTTCTCCACCGAGGACCCCGGCACGGTGCGGGCCGTCTTCTATGGGCTTGGCGCGGACGGCACGGTGGGCGCCAACAAGAACTCCATCAAGATCATCGGTGAGGAGACGGACGCCTACGCCCAGGGCTACTTCGTCTACGACTCGAAGAAGTCGGGCTCCATGACGGTTTCCCACCTGCGCTTCGGGCCACGCCCCATCCGGTCGAGCTATCTCATCGGTCGCGCCAGCTTCGTGGCCTGCCATCAGTTCGGCCTCCTGGAGCGCCTGGACGTGCTGGCCGTCGCGGAGCCGGGCGCGGTGTTCCTGGTCAACAGCCGCTGGGGACCGGCAGAGGTGTGGGACCATCTGCCGCGGCCCGTCCAGGCGGCCATCCTCGACAAGGGGCTGCGGCTCTTCGTGATCGACGGCCATCGCGTGGCCCGGGAAACCGGCATGGGCGGCCGCGTCAACACCGTCATGCAGACTTGCTTCTTCGCGGTCAGCGGGGTGCTGCCGCGGGCGGAGGCGGTGGCGGCGATCAAGCGGTCGATCGAGAAGACCTACGGCAAGCGCGGTGAGGCAGTGGTGCGGAAGAACTTTGCGGCGGTCGACGCCACGCTGGATCACCTCCACGAGGTCGCCATCCCTTTGCGGATCACGAGCGCCGTCGAGCGCCTGGCCCCGGTGGGCGCCGAGGCCCCGGACTTCGTCCGGCGCGTGAGCGCGCCCATTATCCTCGGCGAGGGTGATCGTCTGCCGGTAAGCGCCTTCCCCGCCGACGGCGTCTACCCGAGCGCCACCGCGCGGTGGGAGAAACGGGGCATCGCCGGCGAGATCCCCGTCTGGGACGAGAGCCTCTGCATCCAGTGCGGCAAGTGCGTGCTCGTGTGCCCGCACGCCGTGATCCGCGCTACCGTGTACACTCCGGACCGGCTCGCCGGCGCCCCGCCCACGTTCAAGTCCGCCCCTGCGCGGTGGCGAGAGCTATCCGGCCATCGCTACACGCTGCAGGTCTCCCCCGAGGACTGCACGGGCTGCGGGCTCTGCGTGGAGGTCTGCCCGGCCAAGAGCAAGAGCGAAGTCCGTCACCGCGCCATCAACATGGAGCCCATGCGGGTCCTTCGCGAGGCGGAGTCGGTCAACTGGCAGTTCTTCCTCGGCCTTCCCGCCCCCGACCGCGAGGCGCTCAACCACGGCCAGGTGAAGGACGTCCAGCTCCTCGAGCCGCTCTTCGAGTTCTCGGGCGCGTGTGCAGGCTGTGGCGAGACTCCCTATCTCAAGCTCATGACCCAGCTCGTGGGCGACCACGCGCTCGTGGCGAATGCCACCGGCTGCTCCTCGATCTACGGCGGCAGCCAGCCCACCACGCCGTGGGCGGTGGACCGGAACGGACGGGGACCGGGCTGGGCCAACTCGCTCTTCGAAGACAATGCCGAGTTCGGCCTCGGCATGCGGCTTGCCCTGGACCACCGCGCCGAGCAGGCGCGGGCGCTGGTCGAGAGCCTGGCGCCCCGGCTGGGCGGCCTCGCCGAGGCGCTGCTCCACGCGGAGCAGACCGACGACGCGGGCATCCGCCTCCAGCGGGAGCGCGTCGCGCAGCTGCGCGAGCGGCTTCGCGACGTCGCCACGCCGGAGGCGCGGGCCCTCCACGACCTGGCCGACGGGCTCGTGCGCACCACCGTGTGGATCGTGGGTGGCGACGGGTGGGCGTACGACATCGGAGGCGGCGGGCTCGACCACGTGCTCGCCTCGGGCCGCGACGTGAACGTGCTGGTACTGGACACTGAAGTCTACTCGAACACCGGCGGCCAGATGTCCAAGTCCACCCCGCGCGGCGCGGTGGCGAAGTTCGCCGCCGGCGGCAAGCGCGCGCGGAAGAAGGACCTGGCCCTGATGGCCATGACCTACGGCAGCGTGTACGTGGCCCAGGTCGCCATGGGGGCGCAGGACACGCAGACGCTGCGCGCCTTCCGCGAGGCCGAGGCGTATCGGGGCCCCGCGCTGATCATCGCCTACAGCCCCTGCATCGCCCACGGCTACGATCTGCGTCACGGCGCGGATCAGCAGAAGGCCGCCATGCTCTCCGGCCACTGGCCGCTCTTCCGGCACGACCCGGCGCTGGCCGCCCAGGGGCTCAATCCCCTACAGCTCGACTCGAAGCCGCCGTCGATGCCGCTGCGTCAGTACCTCTACAACGAGACGCGCTACACCATGCTCGCCCACCGCGACCCGGAGACGGCGGCGCGGCTCCTCGAGGCGGCGGAGGCGGACGCCCACGAGCGGTGGCGCACGCTCGAGCACTTCGCGGCCCGCCCCGGACGCGCGGCCGCCCCCGCCGTCCCGAACGGGTCGGCGTCCCCCGCCGGCGGAGGGCCATCCCATGCTTGA
- a CDS encoding rhodanese-like domain-containing protein yields the protein MTTISPADLAALMGGATPHAVLDVRERAAFERGHIYWSTSLPRRLLETRLPGLVTAKATPIVLIDEDGTVAELARPTLAAMGHSDVRVLDGGLAAWRAAGRPLVQGLNVPSKVFGERALHEWKTPQLTCPELAERIARGDDMVIVDSRTPEEYHRGCIPGSVSMPGGELVLRIGELVKHPDQTIIVHCGGRTRSYIGAESLRRMGLPNPIIALENGTMGWLLAGLELERGAERWAPPITVKGRAVAAEVAKRVAESDGLRGINAAELKAMRARRDAETLYVFDVRTAEEYAAGHVAGAVWVPGGQAVQAIDDYLAVRGAQIVFVCDDGSRAALTTAWYKRLGFPRIAYLEGGLPAWQAAGGALETGHPAPEPWGLETARKAVATVAPDDLGGAVVVSVDPSDLYAKAHVPGAVWLCRSRLERMIGAVAPDKAQALVITCADGVQSTYAAVALARLGYGKACVLAGGVRAWQAAGRPIETGPTRLADETDDVVQKPYERGRAAMEAYLRWEEALDHEGRSPHTLLPGTPATR from the coding sequence ATGACCACGATCAGCCCGGCGGACCTCGCGGCCCTCATGGGCGGCGCCACACCCCACGCGGTGCTCGACGTGCGCGAGCGCGCAGCCTTCGAGCGCGGGCACATCTACTGGAGCACCTCACTGCCGCGGCGCCTGCTCGAGACCCGGCTCCCCGGGCTCGTCACGGCGAAGGCGACGCCCATCGTCCTCATCGATGAGGATGGCACGGTGGCCGAGCTCGCGCGCCCGACCCTCGCCGCCATGGGCCACAGTGACGTGCGCGTCCTGGACGGAGGGCTCGCGGCCTGGCGCGCGGCCGGCCGCCCGCTCGTGCAGGGCCTGAATGTGCCCAGCAAGGTGTTCGGCGAGCGGGCGCTGCACGAGTGGAAGACGCCCCAGCTGACTTGCCCGGAGCTGGCCGAGCGCATCGCGCGCGGCGACGACATGGTCATCGTGGACTCGCGCACCCCCGAGGAATATCACCGCGGCTGTATCCCCGGCTCCGTGAGCATGCCGGGCGGCGAGCTGGTGCTGCGCATCGGCGAGCTGGTGAAGCACCCCGACCAGACCATCATCGTCCACTGCGGCGGGCGCACGCGCTCTTACATCGGCGCGGAGTCGCTGCGTCGCATGGGGCTGCCGAACCCCATCATCGCGCTCGAGAACGGCACCATGGGCTGGCTGCTCGCCGGGCTCGAGCTGGAGCGTGGGGCCGAGCGCTGGGCGCCACCCATCACCGTCAAAGGGCGCGCGGTGGCCGCGGAGGTGGCCAAGCGCGTCGCGGAGAGCGACGGGCTGCGGGGCATCAACGCCGCCGAGCTCAAGGCGATGCGGGCGCGGCGGGACGCCGAGACCCTCTACGTCTTCGACGTGCGCACCGCGGAGGAGTACGCGGCGGGCCACGTGGCTGGCGCGGTGTGGGTGCCGGGCGGTCAAGCCGTGCAGGCCATCGACGACTATCTTGCCGTGCGCGGCGCCCAGATCGTCTTCGTGTGCGACGACGGGAGCCGTGCCGCGCTGACCACCGCCTGGTACAAGCGCCTCGGCTTCCCCCGCATCGCGTATCTCGAGGGCGGGCTTCCCGCGTGGCAGGCGGCGGGCGGCGCGCTGGAAACCGGGCATCCGGCGCCCGAGCCGTGGGGGCTCGAGACCGCGCGCAAGGCCGTCGCGACGGTGGCGCCCGACGATCTCGGCGGCGCCGTCGTCGTCAGCGTGGATCCCAGCGACCTCTACGCCAAGGCGCATGTGCCCGGCGCGGTGTGGCTCTGCCGCAGCCGTCTCGAGCGGATGATCGGCGCCGTCGCGCCCGACAAGGCTCAGGCGCTGGTCATCACGTGCGCGGACGGCGTGCAGTCCACCTACGCGGCGGTCGCCCTCGCGCGCCTGGGCTACGGCAAGGCGTGCGTCCTCGCGGGCGGCGTGCGGGCGTGGCAGGCGGCGGGGCGTCCCATCGAGACCGGCCCTACACGGCTCGCCGACGAGACCGACGACGTGGTGCAGAAGCCCTACGAGCGCGGGCGCGCGGCGATGGAGGCATATCTCCGATGGGAAGAGGCGCTCGATCACGAGGGCCGGAGCCCGCACACCCTTCTCCCCGGCACGCCGGCGACCCGATGA
- a CDS encoding NAD-dependent malic enzyme yields MSSRAPGAPDSPTRGAQLLSDPLRNKSTAFTPTERAALGLEGLLPAAVSTMEQQARRAFAHITRKSDALERHIGLAALHDRNERLFYRVLGDHLEELLPIVYTPTVGLACQEFSHIFRRARGLWITPEHRGRIHAILGNVPQDDVRLVVVTDNERILGLGDQGAGGMGIPVGKLTIYTAAAGIDPRLTLPVSLDVGTDNAALLTDDLYLGFRQPRLRGAAYEALVDEFVTATRRRFPRAVLQWEDFKKQNALNLLDRYRRALPSFNDDVQGTGACVLAGILAAGRLTGTPLREQRAVIVGGGAAGIGIARQIRDAVARAGASGAELDRAVGLVEVDGFLLRDTPGLDASQRRFAWPRDMARACGVDGARDLEAVVRSLAPTVLIGVCGQPGALTEGAVRAMAAVVKRPLILPLSNPTSQAEATPDDLLGWTDGRAFVATGSPFEPVRYAGRHVRIGQCNNAFIFPGLGLGALVAEAREVTDGMCRVSAEALAGQVSPEDVKAGSLYPPIGALREVSSRIAEAVVREARDAGVGRDLPDGAITEAVAAMRWDPDY; encoded by the coding sequence ATGTCGTCCCGAGCTCCCGGCGCGCCTGACTCCCCGACGCGGGGAGCGCAGCTTCTCAGCGACCCGCTACGCAACAAGAGCACCGCATTCACGCCCACGGAGCGCGCCGCCCTGGGCTTGGAAGGCCTCCTCCCGGCCGCGGTGAGCACCATGGAGCAGCAAGCGCGCCGCGCCTTCGCCCACATCACGCGCAAGTCCGACGCGCTCGAGCGGCACATCGGCCTCGCGGCGCTGCACGACCGCAACGAGCGCCTGTTCTACCGCGTCCTCGGCGATCACCTCGAGGAGCTGTTGCCCATCGTCTACACCCCCACGGTGGGCCTCGCATGCCAGGAGTTCAGCCACATCTTCCGGCGGGCGCGAGGGCTCTGGATCACGCCGGAGCACCGCGGGCGCATCCACGCCATCCTCGGCAACGTGCCGCAGGACGACGTGCGCCTCGTCGTGGTCACCGACAACGAGCGCATCCTCGGGCTGGGGGACCAGGGCGCAGGCGGCATGGGCATTCCGGTGGGCAAGCTCACCATCTATACCGCCGCGGCGGGCATCGATCCCAGGCTCACCCTGCCGGTGAGCCTCGACGTGGGGACGGACAATGCGGCTCTCCTGACGGACGATCTCTACCTGGGCTTCCGGCAGCCCCGGCTGCGCGGCGCCGCGTACGAGGCGCTGGTGGACGAGTTCGTGACGGCGACGCGGCGACGCTTCCCGCGGGCCGTGCTCCAGTGGGAGGACTTCAAGAAGCAGAACGCGCTGAACCTCCTGGACCGCTACCGGCGGGCGCTGCCCTCGTTCAACGATGACGTCCAGGGCACGGGAGCATGCGTCCTCGCTGGCATCCTGGCGGCCGGCCGGCTCACCGGCACGCCCTTGCGCGAGCAGCGCGCGGTGATCGTGGGCGGCGGTGCGGCGGGAATCGGCATCGCGCGTCAAATCCGGGACGCGGTCGCCCGCGCCGGGGCGAGCGGCGCCGAGCTCGACCGTGCCGTCGGCCTCGTGGAGGTCGACGGCTTCCTCCTGCGTGACACGCCAGGGCTGGACGCTTCCCAACGGCGCTTCGCGTGGCCCCGCGACATGGCCCGCGCATGCGGGGTGGACGGCGCGCGCGATCTGGAGGCGGTGGTCCGAAGTCTGGCCCCCACCGTCCTCATCGGTGTTTGTGGGCAGCCCGGCGCGCTCACCGAGGGGGCCGTGCGCGCGATGGCGGCGGTGGTCAAGCGCCCGCTCATCCTGCCGCTCTCGAACCCCACCAGCCAGGCGGAGGCGACGCCGGACGACCTTCTGGGCTGGACCGATGGCCGTGCCTTCGTGGCCACGGGGAGCCCGTTCGAGCCGGTGCGGTATGCGGGGCGCCACGTACGCATCGGCCAGTGCAACAACGCCTTCATCTTTCCCGGCCTCGGGCTCGGCGCCCTTGTCGCCGAGGCGCGGGAGGTGACGGACGGAATGTGCCGGGTCTCCGCGGAGGCGCTCGCCGGGCAAGTGAGTCCAGAGGATGTGAAGGCAGGCAGCCTCTATCCGCCCATCGGGGCGCTGCGCGAGGTGTCGTCCCGCATCGCGGAGGCGGTGGTGCGCGAGGCTCGCGACGCCGGCGTCGGGCGCGACCTTCCAGACGGCGCCATCACCGAAGCCGTCGCGGCGATGCGGTGGGATCCGGACTACTAG